DNA sequence from the Thermococcus gammatolerans EJ3 genome:
CTTCCTCAGCGTTGAAGCCGACTACTATGTCCCCGCCACCGAGGGCATCGAGGAGAGAAGCGGCAACGCTTATGAGAACGAGGTTCCTCGCTGGAACCCACACGCTCTTTGCGGTTTCCTGGGCAACGTTCTCGTCCTCAAGCTCCTTCACACTCACCCTTGGAGTCTCTCCTCCAACGAGCGTCGTTCCGCGAAGCTTTGAGAACTCCTCGAGGAAGTCGAGGCGAACTATCTTCAGCGGGACGTTCAGTTCCTTCGAGAAGAACTCCGCAACTCTGTTCGTAACGCGCTCCTCGTTGCTCCCGTAGTTGATGACGAGCATCATAACCTCGTCGTAGTGCTTTTTTGCCCAGTATAGGCAGGCCGTGCTGTCAAGCCCTCCCGAAAACAGCACCACCGCGCGCTTCATTCCAACTCCTCCGGAAGCAGTTTAATTCCAACTTCCCTTGCACGGTTTCTAAGCTTTTTGTCGTAGCTCGCGAGGGTTCCGACTTCCTTGGCCATAGCGAGGATTACAGAATCGTTGTAGTGCTTGAGACCGAGGTTTCCGTAGAGCTCGAAGGCTGATAGTAGATACAGCCTATCATCGATGATTTCTGCCCTTGGTTCTTCAATTATCTGTCTGACCATGTCTTCAGCGTTATTCGGGGGAACACCCATTTTTGCCAGTTGCCAAATGAGCTCGTAGAGGGTTATTGTAGGCACGACCCACTTATCAAGGTTCATTAAGATGTCAAGGGCCTCTTCGTGTCTCTCATAATCCTCAAACAGAGCATAAACGAAAAAGTTCGTGTCGATAACTGCTACTCCTCCCATCTCAACGCCTCCTCAATGGACTCCTCAATCATTCTTTCCATCTCTTCAAGGCTGTACTTTCTGCCCAGGCGGTAAGTCTTCCATTTTCTCTTTGCCCTTTTGATAACTATCTCATCCCCCCTCAGCTCGACGGTGAGGTATTCACCCTGCTTTATGCCAAGGGCCTTCCTGATCTCGGCCGGAATCGTTATCTGGTAGTTTCGGGTCACCTTCGTTACCGGCATAGTAGTTCACCATAGTATAGTAGATTTTTCTCCCATAAAGCTCTTCTGGCCAGAAGGAGTATGGGACAAAACAGAATGCAGAAATAAAACTTCACTCAAGGGCGAGGCCAACTATCTCACTCACGCTGGAAAAGCCCTCACTTTCGAGGTAGGCTTTGATGCCCTCGTTGATTTCCCTGAAAACCTTCCAGCCCCTGAGCGAGACCGCCGTCCCAATCTGGAGCGCCGATGCACCAGCCAGAAGAAACTCAACGGCGTCCTGCCACGTTGTTATCCCGCCGATGCCTATCACTGGAATGTCAAGAACCTTCGCGAGGTCGTAAACCGCTCTGAGTGCGACGGGCTTAACGCCTGGCCCGGAGTATCCACCGACGCGGTTGCTGAGGATTGGCCTCCTCGCGTAGATGTCAATGGCTATCGCCTTCAGCGTGTTTATCGCCGAGACTGCATCTGCACCGGCTTTCTCCGCCGCCAGACCGAGCTTTGTAATATCGTCTATGTTCGGCGTCAGCTTCGCGATAACCGGTCTGTCCGTCGCGTCCTTAACGGCTTTCACAACCTCATAGAC
Encoded proteins:
- the queC gene encoding 7-cyano-7-deazaguanine synthase QueC, whose product is MKRAVVLFSGGLDSTACLYWAKKHYDEVMMLVINYGSNEERVTNRVAEFFSKELNVPLKIVRLDFLEEFSKLRGTTLVGGETPRVSVKELEDENVAQETAKSVWVPARNLVLISVAASLLDALGGGDIVVGFNAEEGVTFPDNTPEFVEKMNEALKYGTMAEVKVVAPLIDLDKRGIARLLKELNAKYEYSNSCYMPKGFTEDGKPIHCGQCESCVRRHRGLIEGIGEDRTVYAVEPRI
- a CDS encoding PIN domain-containing protein, producing MGGVAVIDTNFFVYALFEDYERHEEALDILMNLDKWVVPTITLYELIWQLAKMGVPPNNAEDMVRQIIEEPRAEIIDDRLYLLSAFELYGNLGLKHYNDSVILAMAKEVGTLASYDKKLRNRAREVGIKLLPEELE
- a CDS encoding AbrB/MazE/SpoVT family DNA-binding domain-containing protein, translating into MPVTKVTRNYQITIPAEIRKALGIKQGEYLTVELRGDEIVIKRAKRKWKTYRLGRKYSLEEMERMIEESIEEALRWEE
- a CDS encoding dihydroorotate dehydrogenase, whose product is MASLEVKLFGIRFENPLILASGINDKVPEQWIRAHEEGAGGVVTKSIGIEPRKGYDNPTIVELPCGLINAMGLPNPGWKGFLEMVEGYTFDFPLIVSIFGGTPEEFAFLAEKLSDVADAFELNLSCPHAKGYGMEIGQNPENVYEVVKAVKDATDRPVIAKLTPNIDDITKLGLAAEKAGADAVSAINTLKAIAIDIYARRPILSNRVGGYSGPGVKPVALRAVYDLAKVLDIPVIGIGGITTWQDAVEFLLAGASALQIGTAVSLRGWKVFREINEGIKAYLESEGFSSVSEIVGLALE